In Paenibacillus sp. BIC5C1, a genomic segment contains:
- a CDS encoding AraC family transcriptional regulator, with protein MPKPSMGNSLDPDMPLMITGQNQLTVDELMNWNGHSRDYSIVQCIGGTGKIAAQNHEFSIRKGTALIMFPEVTYRYDNLSDSLLFDCLSFNGYLLPRFLHTLQIGELRAFKPDGMLHILLHEITLALQSRHKDQIWHVSALLYMLLVRLTIDGDRYGAYERSDARLKLGGLVTFIKQNYDQDISLSMLAQQMDVTEQHLNRIFKKEFQMTPLDYLTRYRLLKAKEMLVHNAGITAHEIARAVGFNSASYFGSVFKKYEGISPIELRKQYQG; from the coding sequence ATGCCGAAACCTAGTATGGGGAATTCACTGGATCCCGATATGCCGCTTATGATTACAGGTCAAAACCAGCTGACCGTAGATGAATTAATGAATTGGAACGGCCATTCGCGGGATTACAGTATTGTGCAGTGTATCGGGGGAACAGGGAAAATCGCAGCCCAAAATCATGAGTTTTCAATTCGAAAAGGAACAGCTCTTATTATGTTTCCGGAGGTGACATATCGTTACGACAATCTGAGTGATTCATTGTTGTTCGATTGTCTGTCTTTTAATGGCTATTTATTGCCACGGTTTCTGCATACCTTGCAAATCGGGGAGCTGCGCGCCTTCAAGCCGGATGGAATGCTTCATATCCTGCTGCATGAAATAACGTTGGCGCTACAGTCCCGGCACAAGGATCAGATCTGGCACGTATCCGCATTGCTGTACATGCTTCTGGTCAGGTTAACGATTGATGGCGATCGTTATGGTGCTTATGAACGTTCGGATGCCCGATTAAAGCTGGGCGGACTGGTTACTTTTATCAAGCAAAATTATGATCAGGATATCTCGCTCTCCATGCTGGCTCAGCAAATGGACGTCACCGAACAGCATCTAAATCGGATATTCAAAAAGGAATTCCAAATGACTCCGCTTGATTATCTGACACGATATCGGTTATTGAAGGCCAAGGAAATGCTCGTCCATAACGCTGGAATAACGGCCCACGAGATTGCTCGGGCTGTCGGTTTCAACAGCGCCAGTTATTTTGGATCCGTTTTCAAAAAATATGAAGGGATCTCTCCTATTGAGTTACGCAAGCAATACCAGGGTTAA
- a CDS encoding HAD family hydrolase: protein MVKAFILDFDGLIVDTETPWFYAFRDIYKEHGLELGLELWSKNVGTSFEEFHPFLYLEQALQKPIDHDHIKLLSEQKYEAYLGQAAILPGVHELLQSARKKGIGLAVASSSTRDWVHGYLRTLGIFELFDVIHTAEDVKRVKPDPELYLLALESLGIGASEAVVFEDSPNGLKAAKAAGIRCVIVPNEVTRNLEFSKYDLRLTSLAEITMEIL, encoded by the coding sequence ATGGTAAAAGCTTTTATTTTGGATTTTGATGGACTTATTGTGGACACGGAGACACCTTGGTTCTATGCTTTTCGCGATATTTATAAAGAGCATGGACTTGAACTTGGCCTGGAGCTTTGGTCGAAAAATGTAGGGACATCGTTTGAAGAATTTCATCCTTTTCTATATCTGGAGCAAGCGTTGCAAAAACCGATCGATCATGATCATATCAAGTTGCTCTCTGAACAGAAATATGAAGCATATCTGGGGCAGGCAGCCATTCTTCCAGGCGTGCATGAGCTGCTCCAGTCTGCCCGTAAAAAAGGGATTGGGCTTGCCGTTGCTTCCAGTTCTACCCGGGATTGGGTTCATGGTTATTTGCGGACACTCGGCATTTTCGAACTATTTGATGTCATTCATACAGCAGAGGACGTCAAGCGGGTCAAACCGGACCCGGAATTGTATCTGCTTGCCCTGGAGAGTCTCGGGATCGGGGCGTCCGAAGCGGTTGTGTTCGAAGACTCACCGAATGGACTGAAGGCAGCCAAAGCCGCGGGGATTCGCTGTGTCATTGTGCCTAACGAGGTAACGCGTAATCTGGAATTCTCGAAGTATGATCTGCGGTTAACCTCGCTGGCAGAGATCACGATGGAAATTCTTTAA
- the tenA gene encoding thiaminase II: MSFSRTLKDKSRAVWEDGYNHPFLHEMGKGTLDQEAFKFYLLQDYTYLIEYAKIFAMGAVKATDEKLMTNFTVIQHAILYEEMDLHRNYMNGFGITLDGNHAVKPSLYNKAYTSNMMSVAQTGGVAEIIAVIFPCAWTYYDYATRLKEQYRDSLEGNFYQTWIENYASDEFRDSFEWFYDTLDALCEHKTEQELEAIEDIFRRSVEFEYLFWDMAYKRQLSYF; this comes from the coding sequence ATGTCATTTTCGAGAACGTTAAAAGACAAGTCCAGAGCCGTATGGGAAGATGGATACAACCATCCTTTTTTACACGAGATGGGAAAAGGCACATTGGATCAGGAAGCGTTTAAGTTTTATCTTCTTCAGGACTATACATATCTGATTGAATATGCGAAGATTTTTGCCATGGGTGCGGTGAAGGCGACAGATGAAAAACTGATGACGAACTTTACGGTGATTCAACACGCTATTCTGTACGAAGAAATGGATTTGCATCGAAATTATATGAATGGATTTGGGATTACACTGGATGGAAATCATGCTGTCAAACCATCACTATACAACAAGGCGTATACGTCGAATATGATGAGTGTTGCACAAACAGGTGGGGTAGCCGAAATCATCGCCGTCATTTTCCCTTGTGCATGGACGTATTACGACTATGCCACAAGATTAAAAGAACAATATCGAGATTCATTAGAGGGCAATTTCTATCAGACTTGGATCGAAAATTATGCAAGTGATGAATTCCGCGACTCATTCGAATGGTTCTATGATACACTTGATGCATTATGTGAACATAAAACCGAGCAGGAGCTGGAGGCCATAGAAGACATATTCAGAAGAAGTGTTGAATTTGAATATCTGTTCTGGGATATGGCGTATAAACGGCAACTCTCGTACTTCTGA
- a CDS encoding aminotransferase class III-fold pyridoxal phosphate-dependent enzyme, whose amino-acid sequence MKSKESTLDRAVRFTRNLEWLEHVEKVIPSGCSTLAKAPERLFPGYTPVCCAEARNSRFIDIDGNEWLDCEMAMGTAPWGHARHEVQLTVIHQLKKGTSYSIPADIELECAELILERFEGRYPSLRFTKSGADAVSGAVRLARAGSGKSRVIATAYHGWHDWSAYGYYGRETKERGIPVDIERTTIWIEKPSPERIEAQIQSSPEDIACIVLCPNEWKREPLAQVVSLCRSLDIIVIFDEVTSGIRMGKQATAGEYDIWPDLLCISKGMANGLPLAAVMGPEHLMSLSGQVRFSNAHSSETTALAAAIACERLMKSAKVWPSWREATIRIMDLIEAELVLLGLTDQLVLKGTYASFSISSISEENFHTDPFREFMVKRMAHFGIFTKGYFIFSDAHTREELLWVEEALLQTLSDWKEVLKQEHFSN is encoded by the coding sequence GTGAAATCAAAAGAGAGCACGCTGGATCGTGCCGTAAGGTTTACACGGAATCTGGAGTGGTTGGAACATGTCGAAAAGGTTATTCCGAGCGGATGCAGTACGTTAGCCAAAGCACCAGAACGCTTATTTCCGGGATATACACCCGTATGCTGCGCAGAGGCACGCAATTCCCGTTTTATCGATATCGATGGAAATGAATGGTTGGATTGTGAGATGGCCATGGGTACGGCTCCATGGGGACATGCACGACATGAAGTTCAACTGACCGTCATCCATCAGCTGAAAAAAGGGACAAGTTATTCTATTCCTGCTGACATTGAACTTGAATGCGCTGAATTGATTTTGGAACGGTTTGAAGGCCGCTACCCCTCATTGCGGTTCACCAAAAGTGGCGCCGATGCAGTCAGTGGAGCCGTACGTCTGGCTCGTGCGGGAAGTGGCAAAAGCAGGGTCATCGCGACGGCCTATCATGGGTGGCATGACTGGTCTGCCTATGGGTACTATGGCCGCGAAACGAAAGAACGAGGCATCCCCGTGGATATCGAACGCACAACAATCTGGATAGAAAAGCCCTCACCAGAGCGTATCGAGGCCCAAATCCAATCCTCTCCCGAGGATATCGCCTGCATTGTCCTTTGTCCAAATGAATGGAAACGTGAGCCGTTGGCACAAGTTGTTTCCCTATGTCGGTCATTGGATATCATTGTCATATTTGATGAAGTCACCTCAGGCATACGAATGGGCAAGCAAGCTACAGCTGGGGAATATGATATCTGGCCGGATCTGCTCTGTATTTCCAAAGGCATGGCGAATGGACTGCCACTCGCAGCCGTAATGGGGCCAGAACATCTGATGTCATTATCAGGACAGGTCAGATTCAGCAATGCCCATTCCAGCGAGACCACTGCACTAGCGGCAGCGATTGCATGTGAGAGATTGATGAAAAGCGCTAAAGTATGGCCGAGCTGGCGCGAGGCTACTATCCGGATTATGGATCTGATTGAAGCTGAACTCGTACTTCTTGGATTAACCGATCAATTGGTGCTGAAGGGTACTTATGCGAGTTTCTCCATTAGCTCTATTTCGGAGGAAAACTTTCATACTGATCCTTTTCGAGAGTTTATGGTCAAACGAATGGCCCACTTCGGAATATTCACCAAAGGGTACTTTATTTTCTCTGATGCTCATACCCGGGAAGAATTATTGTGGGTGGAAGAAGCTCTCTTGCAGACACTATCCGACTGGAAAGAAGTTCTGAAACAGGAACACTTTTCGAATTGA
- a CDS encoding zinc-dependent alcohol dehydrogenase, translated as MKALVYQDLKQVTYQDIEEPTIQKPNQVKIKIYGSGICGTDLNIVKGKVPANKGTIIGHEGVGTVVEVGDEVRGFKIGDRVLVDPTQSCGTCSYCREGLFIYCENFDDYQVGMTTHGTFAEYFVGDEKYIYAIPDSMSWETAMMIEPLGCVLQTFMKAGTKPSDSVLVLGSGAIGSLCQLVSKRLARLTVGTEVDPFRKEFASEIADHVFYPQDLTLDKVYAINNNKKFDIVVDAVGNQLHVGFEMIAKGGKIIPMGYDDSYEVTFKSTAVINDGISIIGAVANHSMISTALKFAQSIPELEQMVTSTELLSDYEQAFNGTIGYHLRTGEKLPMNSVKTALIL; from the coding sequence ATGAAAGCACTCGTATATCAGGATCTTAAACAGGTGACTTACCAGGATATTGAGGAGCCAACCATTCAAAAGCCAAACCAGGTAAAAATTAAAATCTATGGTTCAGGTATTTGCGGTACAGACCTGAATATTGTCAAAGGCAAAGTGCCTGCGAATAAAGGGACGATTATTGGTCATGAAGGTGTCGGCACAGTAGTTGAGGTGGGCGATGAAGTTCGTGGTTTCAAGATCGGTGATCGGGTATTGGTTGATCCCACGCAATCTTGCGGTACCTGCTCCTATTGCCGCGAAGGTCTGTTCATCTATTGCGAGAATTTTGATGACTATCAAGTAGGCATGACGACACACGGAACCTTTGCTGAATATTTTGTTGGGGACGAAAAGTATATCTATGCCATCCCGGATTCCATGAGCTGGGAAACGGCCATGATGATCGAACCACTGGGATGTGTACTTCAGACGTTCATGAAAGCAGGGACTAAGCCTAGTGACTCTGTACTGGTCCTCGGTTCTGGTGCAATCGGTTCCCTGTGTCAGCTTGTGAGCAAACGATTGGCAAGGCTTACTGTAGGCACGGAAGTTGATCCATTCCGCAAAGAGTTCGCTTCAGAGATCGCGGATCATGTGTTCTATCCTCAGGATCTGACACTGGATAAAGTATACGCGATCAATAATAACAAGAAGTTTGATATTGTAGTGGACGCGGTTGGTAACCAGCTTCATGTAGGCTTTGAGATGATTGCCAAAGGCGGCAAGATCATTCCCATGGGTTATGACGACAGCTATGAGGTCACGTTCAAATCAACTGCCGTGATTAATGATGGCATTAGTATCATTGGTGCGGTAGCTAATCACTCGATGATCAGTACAGCATTGAAATTTGCACAAAGTATTCCGGAACTGGAGCAAATGGTTACCTCTACGGAACTGCTGAGTGATTATGAACAGGCATTCAATGGGACAATCGGTTATCATCTGCGTACCGGAGAGAAATTGCCCATGAATTCGGTTAAAACAGCTCTGATCTTGTAA
- a CDS encoding TetR/AcrR family transcriptional regulator, whose amino-acid sequence MKKEMTSMKQTRLNSILDEATKLLIEKPNASMNDIADSAKIGIATLHRYVESREQLMVFLGLRAIEVVSEAMQNVHLDEENCETYIPELIEVLIPLGDKIFFLTHDAAIHYNPEIEGADLKLREPILHAVSLLQQKNYFRQDVNKNWIVDVLYSILFLTWQQVVSGDIARKSAASLVVDTFYHGFRAR is encoded by the coding sequence TTGAAAAAAGAAATGACATCGATGAAGCAAACGAGACTTAATTCCATCCTGGACGAAGCGACCAAACTGCTGATTGAAAAGCCCAATGCATCCATGAATGATATCGCAGACTCTGCAAAAATCGGCATTGCGACTCTTCATCGTTACGTGGAGAGTCGTGAACAATTAATGGTTTTTCTGGGCTTGCGTGCGATCGAGGTGGTCAGTGAGGCCATGCAAAACGTTCATCTGGATGAGGAAAACTGTGAAACGTATATTCCGGAACTGATCGAAGTGCTCATTCCGTTAGGGGATAAAATATTTTTCCTTACCCATGACGCAGCTATACACTATAACCCTGAGATTGAAGGAGCAGATTTGAAGCTGAGAGAACCTATACTGCATGCGGTCAGCTTGTTGCAGCAAAAGAATTATTTTCGCCAGGATGTCAATAAAAACTGGATTGTAGATGTGTTGTATTCTATCCTGTTTCTGACGTGGCAGCAGGTTGTAAGTGGTGACATTGCTCGTAAATCAGCAGCTTCGCTAGTTGTGGATACGTTCTATCATGGTTTTAGGGCCAGATAA
- a CDS encoding glycosyltransferase family 2 protein: MLYTIIVPVNQDYNILNLFTDSLLRTVSPSTQIIFINDGSGSAVSQHLEKLKQEVREGVTIEILQHDFPLGCAVSINSALRRAEGDYIFFLDSDTILQPNWQLMMKETMDSDITIGMIGGVLLYPQTGGVQHCGIAFADTIGRHLFLNASPEDIPKETFSVQLVVFAMFGMKREVYETVGELDEKFFNGYEDFDYQMRARAAGYDTVINPNILAYHWERSSGIHRNFNRKNNLARFWKKWGGEIEADVWPFVFGHLKEQLDSQSEYQHLPIVGIDLAEVRSDADTFWTKLEEADIAPVAEVRDYSNRFNSNGAIWLPQVLGKELIHSENRLLFLVDNFARLLENRYWIEMRHAHRAKDLIIDLYGNVITMDRIYDGCWPGSKVR; encoded by the coding sequence ATGCTTTACACCATTATTGTGCCAGTTAACCAGGACTATAACATTTTGAACCTGTTCACGGACTCATTGCTACGGACTGTAAGCCCGTCCACTCAAATCATTTTTATCAACGATGGTTCCGGTTCTGCTGTCTCACAGCATTTGGAGAAACTGAAACAAGAGGTTAGAGAAGGTGTAACGATTGAAATTCTTCAGCATGATTTTCCACTTGGCTGTGCCGTATCAATCAATAGCGCGCTTCGGCGAGCAGAGGGAGATTATATTTTCTTCCTGGATTCCGATACGATTCTTCAACCGAACTGGCAATTAATGATGAAAGAGACGATGGACAGCGACATCACAATCGGTATGATTGGCGGTGTTCTGCTCTATCCGCAAACGGGAGGCGTGCAGCATTGTGGAATTGCATTTGCCGATACAATTGGTCGCCACTTATTTCTGAACGCTTCGCCTGAAGATATTCCGAAGGAAACATTTTCAGTTCAGCTTGTCGTATTCGCCATGTTTGGCATGAAGAGGGAAGTGTATGAAACGGTAGGCGAGCTGGATGAAAAGTTCTTTAACGGATATGAGGATTTTGATTATCAGATGCGAGCACGGGCAGCCGGATATGATACGGTCATTAATCCGAATATTCTCGCCTATCACTGGGAACGGAGCAGTGGCATTCATCGCAACTTCAACCGGAAAAACAATCTGGCACGTTTCTGGAAAAAGTGGGGTGGGGAAATTGAAGCCGATGTTTGGCCATTTGTATTCGGTCATCTGAAAGAACAGCTGGATAGTCAGAGTGAATATCAGCATCTGCCGATCGTTGGCATTGATCTTGCAGAGGTTCGCAGTGACGCGGATACGTTCTGGACCAAGCTGGAGGAAGCTGATATTGCACCTGTTGCTGAGGTACGTGACTATTCCAACCGTTTTAACTCGAATGGAGCCATTTGGCTACCGCAGGTTCTGGGCAAGGAGCTGATTCATAGCGAGAACCGATTATTGTTTCTGGTGGACAATTTCGCCCGGTTGTTGGAAAACCGTTACTGGATAGAGATGAGACATGCTCATCGGGCTAAAGATCTGATTATTGATCTGTATGGCAATGTCATCACCATGGATCGTATATATGATGGCTGCTGGCCAGGCTCCAAAGTTCGCTAA
- a CDS encoding Lsa family ABC-F type ribosomal protection protein, giving the protein MSLINVTNLTFAYDGSYDNIFENVSFQLDSDWKLGFTGRNGRGKTTFLNLLLGKYEYSGTISANVSFEYFPFQVENKEAMTLDVIEEVYPEYLHWQLVRELNLLKVSEDILYRPFDSLSNGEQTKVMLAALFLKDNRFLLIDEPTNHLDIHARKLVSNYLRSKSGFILVSHDRSFLDNSVDHILSINKNNIEIQRGNFSAWWENKQRQDQFELASNEKLIKDIKRLSDSAKRTGGWSHEVERTKNGTRNSGSKVDKGYIGHKAAKMMKRSKNIEQRQQSAIQEKSKLLKNIENAERLQIHQLDFHKKELVELEHVSIAYGSNTVCKDVCFTVEKGDRIALYGKNGSGKSSILKLICDEDIPYTGHFRKDHQLKISYVSQDTSDLGGQLSDYAVTQGIDESLFKSILRKLDFSRLQLEKDISTYSAGQKKKVLIAKSLSERAHLHIWDEPLNFVDVISRMQIEDLLLEYSPTLLFVEHDSEFCANIATRIIEL; this is encoded by the coding sequence ATGTCTTTAATTAACGTTACGAACCTAACTTTTGCCTATGATGGCAGTTACGATAATATATTTGAAAATGTGAGTTTTCAGCTGGACTCCGATTGGAAATTGGGCTTTACCGGAAGGAACGGCAGAGGCAAAACGACGTTCCTAAATCTGCTGCTTGGTAAATATGAATACAGCGGAACTATTTCTGCGAATGTTAGCTTTGAGTACTTTCCTTTTCAGGTTGAGAATAAAGAAGCTATGACTCTAGATGTCATTGAGGAGGTCTATCCTGAATATTTACACTGGCAGTTGGTGCGAGAGCTTAACTTGTTAAAAGTTTCCGAAGATATCCTGTATCGGCCTTTCGATTCCTTGTCAAATGGAGAACAAACGAAGGTGATGCTGGCTGCCTTGTTCTTGAAGGATAATCGATTTTTGCTCATTGATGAACCTACCAATCATCTCGACATTCATGCGAGAAAACTCGTCAGTAATTATCTTCGTAGCAAAAGTGGATTTATTCTGGTGTCGCATGATCGATCCTTTCTGGATAACAGCGTAGACCACATCCTGTCCATTAATAAAAATAACATTGAGATTCAGAGAGGGAACTTCTCCGCTTGGTGGGAAAATAAACAAAGGCAAGATCAGTTTGAACTTGCAAGTAATGAGAAATTAATAAAGGACATCAAGCGTTTATCCGATTCTGCCAAACGGACGGGTGGATGGTCGCATGAAGTGGAAAGAACCAAAAATGGTACGAGAAATTCCGGTTCAAAGGTGGATAAAGGCTATATTGGACACAAGGCTGCCAAAATGATGAAACGTTCCAAAAATATTGAGCAGAGACAGCAATCTGCCATCCAAGAAAAGTCCAAACTGCTCAAAAATATCGAAAATGCAGAACGCCTCCAGATTCATCAACTGGATTTTCACAAAAAAGAACTTGTCGAATTGGAACATGTGTCGATTGCATACGGCTCCAATACGGTATGTAAGGACGTGTGTTTCACAGTTGAGAAAGGGGATCGTATTGCACTTTATGGTAAAAACGGATCGGGGAAATCAAGCATCCTTAAACTGATCTGTGATGAGGATATCCCTTATACAGGTCATTTTCGAAAGGATCATCAGCTTAAGATCTCCTATGTGTCGCAGGACACGTCTGATCTCGGCGGCCAATTATCGGATTATGCTGTCACGCAGGGAATCGATGAAAGCCTGTTTAAATCGATACTAAGAAAGCTTGATTTTTCCAGGCTGCAATTGGAGAAGGATATCTCAACGTATAGCGCAGGCCAAAAAAAGAAGGTGCTGATTGCCAAAAGTCTCAGTGAGCGAGCTCATTTGCACATTTGGGATGAACCTCTCAACTTTGTTGATGTCATCTCTCGTATGCAAATTGAAGACTTGCTGCTGGAGTACTCCCCAACCCTTCTGTTTGTAGAGCATGACAGTGAATTTTGCGCAAATATTGCAACCAGAATTATCGAGTTATGA
- a CDS encoding MFS transporter, which yields MKLLQDLPRNPRYSILLEPVWAIPGTIVLFYAPLYMKEAGLSDIEIGLINSVNLYFAFIFQLFAGSITNKLGRKRTTLIFDLIAWSVPMFIWAFSQNFWLFLIAYLLNATSKFVTVSFNCLIIEDVEEHKRSKVFAILNMIITGAGVLTPIAGVVIADFGIVPTLASIYFVGGILMTVMFFIRNRYTDETAVGKELMGMHSQTRVIQSLASSLRLFGKSFYKRRLLPIILITVLSNLILQLNFFQVIFFKEQLKFNDQIISFIPVVTAVTVMLLYLVIIPRLKRRSEETYVSFSIILSTVGAILFLLIPAGNMAMLFLTLIILAAGNFILQTYRDSLLMNRLGTHEKADMFSAVQTVMTLTAIPSGYLTGLLYHYNPVLLFSVILVLYIVLMVIMLFLPDPRKHSQAISTYKNM from the coding sequence TTGAAGCTGCTACAGGATTTGCCGAGAAATCCGCGGTACTCCATCTTACTTGAACCGGTATGGGCCATTCCGGGCACGATTGTTCTTTTTTATGCTCCCTTATATATGAAGGAAGCCGGACTTTCGGATATTGAAATTGGTTTGATCAATTCGGTGAATCTTTACTTTGCCTTTATATTTCAGTTATTTGCGGGTTCAATCACGAATAAGCTTGGTCGCAAGCGAACAACACTGATTTTTGATCTGATAGCCTGGAGTGTTCCCATGTTCATCTGGGCGTTTTCCCAGAATTTTTGGTTGTTTTTGATCGCTTACCTGTTGAATGCAACCTCCAAATTTGTGACAGTTTCCTTCAACTGTCTCATTATCGAGGATGTTGAGGAACACAAGCGCTCCAAGGTATTCGCCATTCTTAACATGATCATTACTGGTGCTGGAGTACTTACACCGATCGCCGGGGTAGTGATTGCCGATTTTGGCATTGTGCCAACACTAGCCAGTATTTATTTTGTCGGTGGCATCCTCATGACCGTCATGTTCTTCATTCGCAACCGATATACGGATGAGACCGCAGTAGGGAAGGAACTTATGGGAATGCATAGCCAGACCCGGGTGATTCAGAGTCTGGCTTCCAGTCTGCGACTTTTCGGCAAATCGTTCTACAAACGGAGGCTTTTACCGATTATTCTCATCACGGTGCTTTCCAATCTGATCCTGCAGCTGAACTTTTTTCAGGTGATTTTTTTCAAGGAACAGTTAAAATTCAATGATCAGATTATTTCATTTATCCCGGTCGTCACCGCAGTAACCGTCATGCTCTTGTATTTAGTCATTATCCCGCGTCTGAAACGGCGTTCAGAAGAAACGTATGTCAGTTTCTCGATCATTCTGAGTACAGTGGGTGCAATACTTTTTCTGTTGATACCTGCGGGGAATATGGCCATGTTATTTCTGACTCTAATTATACTTGCGGCAGGCAATTTCATCTTGCAAACGTATCGGGATTCACTGCTTATGAACCGATTGGGTACACATGAAAAAGCAGATATGTTCTCGGCTGTGCAGACCGTTATGACGTTAACAGCGATTCCATCAGGTTACCTGACAGGGCTGCTGTATCACTATAACCCCGTGCTGTTATTCAGTGTCATTCTTGTACTTTATATCGTACTCATGGTCATCATGTTATTCCTCCCTGATCCCCGGAAACACTCCCAGGCAATCAGTACTTACAAAAATATGTAG
- a CDS encoding FAD-binding oxidoreductase has protein sequence MKKVIVVGSGILGASTAYQLAKRGAEVLIIDRKDRGQATDAAAGIICPWLSQRRNQDWYQLAKAGARFYPGLIEELKSEGETETGYAQVGALSIHTDVEKINKMQERAQLRKENAPEIADITRLDAKETHERFPLLEENFQSVYISGAARIDGRALRDALIRSAQRNGAVLMNGDATLQYESDRVTGVVVEGKVISADEVIVCAGAWANELLKPLGIDFKVHYQKAQIMHLQVHDREDTGNWPVVMPPSDQYLLAFDQQKIVIGATHENDTEGYDTRVTAGGMQEILNKGLELAPGLADSTFQEVRVGFRPFTPGFLPVMGAVPGWNGLITANGLGASGLTMGPFIGSQLAKLALGMDLDIDIQPYDLGKAMDDQK, from the coding sequence ATGAAGAAAGTCATCGTCGTAGGATCAGGAATTCTTGGGGCTTCCACAGCGTATCAATTGGCAAAACGGGGTGCGGAAGTTCTTATTATAGACCGGAAAGATCGGGGACAGGCTACGGATGCTGCTGCCGGGATTATTTGTCCATGGTTATCTCAGCGCCGTAATCAGGATTGGTATCAGCTTGCCAAGGCAGGTGCACGTTTTTATCCCGGGTTGATTGAAGAACTCAAGAGTGAAGGGGAAACGGAAACAGGTTATGCTCAAGTTGGCGCTCTTAGTATCCATACGGATGTGGAGAAAATTAACAAGATGCAGGAGCGGGCACAACTTCGTAAAGAAAATGCGCCGGAGATTGCCGATATTACCCGTCTGGATGCAAAAGAAACCCATGAGCGTTTTCCTCTTCTGGAGGAGAACTTTCAGTCAGTCTACATCAGCGGAGCTGCGCGTATCGATGGACGCGCGCTGCGTGATGCTTTAATTCGATCGGCTCAGCGAAATGGGGCGGTCCTGATGAATGGGGACGCGACACTTCAATATGAATCGGACCGAGTAACTGGAGTGGTTGTTGAAGGTAAAGTCATATCGGCTGACGAGGTTATTGTGTGTGCCGGCGCTTGGGCTAATGAACTGTTGAAGCCCTTGGGCATTGATTTTAAGGTTCATTATCAGAAGGCGCAAATTATGCACTTGCAGGTTCACGATCGAGAGGACACTGGGAACTGGCCTGTTGTCATGCCTCCTTCGGATCAATATCTGTTAGCCTTTGATCAACAGAAGATTGTGATCGGAGCGACTCACGAAAATGATACTGAAGGATACGATACAAGAGTAACCGCAGGCGGAATGCAGGAAATTTTGAATAAAGGATTGGAACTGGCTCCCGGTTTAGCTGATAGCACGTTTCAGGAAGTAAGAGTAGGATTTCGTCCATTTACACCAGGTTTTCTTCCAGTAATGGGTGCTGTTCCAGGTTGGAATGGTTTGATCACAGCCAACGGGCTTGGAGCGTCTGGTCTAACGATGGGGCCTTTTATTGGAAGTCAACTTGCCAAATTGGCTCTGGGTATGGATTTGGATATCGATATTCAGCCATATGACCTTGGAAAAGCAATGGATGATCAGAAATGA
- a CDS encoding DUF1349 domain-containing protein → MTNVFATETRNQMNWINEPKSWSYTDQGVLIVEAQADTDFFQDPAGKHIRATAPFLSMPVPNDFEMTTQLTVDMQHQYDSGCLMVMADERNWCKLCFEYDGKAATIVSVVTKEGSSDDCNSVEVPVTNPYLRIRKVEDCISFFYSPDGVEWKLIRYFGMPIEGEIRAGVVGQSPAGTGCTCHFLSMNVTRPDVTARF, encoded by the coding sequence ATGACAAACGTATTTGCAACAGAAACAAGAAACCAAATGAACTGGATTAATGAGCCGAAGAGCTGGTCTTATACCGATCAAGGAGTTCTAATTGTAGAAGCTCAGGCTGATACGGACTTTTTTCAAGATCCAGCGGGTAAGCATATCCGTGCAACCGCGCCATTTCTGTCGATGCCGGTGCCTAACGATTTTGAAATGACGACCCAGCTAACCGTGGACATGCAACATCAGTATGATTCCGGATGTTTGATGGTGATGGCGGATGAGCGAAACTGGTGCAAACTTTGTTTTGAGTATGATGGAAAAGCGGCGACCATTGTGTCGGTAGTAACAAAGGAAGGTTCATCCGACGATTGTAATTCGGTTGAAGTTCCCGTAACCAATCCTTATCTGCGCATACGCAAAGTGGAGGACTGCATTTCATTCTTTTATTCACCCGATGGGGTGGAATGGAAATTAATTAGATATTTCGGCATGCCGATAGAGGGGGAGATCCGGGCTGGAGTTGTTGGACAGTCACCAGCCGGAACGGGATGCACCTGTCACTTTTTGTCGATGAATGTTACCCGTCCGGACGTGACTGCACGCTTCTAA